In Lates calcarifer isolate ASB-BC8 linkage group LG23, TLL_Latcal_v3, whole genome shotgun sequence, a single genomic region encodes these proteins:
- the qki2 gene encoding protein quaking-B isoform X5 — translation MVGETEVKERPKSNPDYLMQLMNDRKVMSSLPNFSGIFTHLERLLDEEIGRVRKDMYNDTLNGGMFNGRDMEELPEAIGPVAQLQEKLYVPVKEYPDFNFVGRILGPRGLTAKQLEAETGCKIMVRGKGSMRDKKKEEMNRGKPNWEHLSEDLHVLITVEDTHNRAKIKLQRAINEVKKLLVPAAEGEDNLKKMQLMELAILNGTYRDANVKTPTAAFPLGTPQAPRIITGPTPVLPPTLRNPAPVTTPTIMPLIRQIQSSTLVPGANPHPALVQQGPESGIIYTPYEYPYTLTPSILEYPIDSTGVLGMAFPTKG, via the exons ATGGTCGGGGAGacagaggtgaaggagagaCCCAAGTCCAACCCGGACTATCTAATGCAGCTGATGAACGACAGGAAGGTGATGAGCTCCCTGCCCAACTTCAGTGGCATCTTTACGCATCTGGAGCGGCTGCTGGACGAAG AAATCGGCCGGGTACGCAAGGACATGTACAACGACACACTGAACGGCGGTATGTTCAACGGGCGGGACATGGAAGAACTTCCCGAAGCCATTGGCCCCGTGGCGCAGCTGCAGGAGAAGCTCTATGTGCCTGTCAAAGAGTACCCTGAC TTCAACTTTGTTGGAAGGATCCTGGGCCCACGTGGACTGACGGCCAAACAGCTGGAGGCGGAAACCGGCTGCAAGATCATGGTGCGAGGAAAGGGCTCCATGAGAGACAAGAAGAAG GAGGAGATGAACCGAGGGAAGCCCAACTGGGAGCACCTGAGCGAGGACCTCCACGTCCTGATCACGGtggaggacacacacaaccGGGCCAAGATCAAGCTCCAGCGGGCCATCAACGAGGTCAAGAAACTTCTCGTGCCCGCT GCTGAGGGGGAGGACAACCTGAAGAAAATGCAGTTGATGGAGCTGGCCATTCTCAATGGGACCTACAGAGACGCCAATGTCAAGACGC CCACCGCCGCCTTCCCGCTGGGGACCCCTCAGGCGCCTCGGATCATCACAGGCCCGACGCCCGTCCTGCCTCCCACCCTGCGCAACCCCGCCCCTGTCACCACACCAACCATCATGCCTCTGATTCGTCAGATCCAGAGCTCCACCCTCGTGCCGGGAGCCAATCCGCACCCGGCGCTGGTGCAGCAAGGGCCCGAATCTGGAATCATCTACACACCCTACGAGTATCcctacacactcacaccctcCATATTGGAATACCCTATTGACTCAACTGGAGTATTAG GTATGGCTTTCCCAACCAAAGGCTAA
- the qki2 gene encoding protein quaking-B isoform X1, with protein sequence MVGETEVKERPKSNPDYLMQLMNDRKVMSSLPNFSGIFTHLERLLDEEIGRVRKDMYNDTLNGGMFNGRDMEELPEAIGPVAQLQEKLYVPVKEYPDFNFVGRILGPRGLTAKQLEAETGCKIMVRGKGSMRDKKKEEMNRGKPNWEHLSEDLHVLITVEDTHNRAKIKLQRAINEVKKLLVPAAEGEDNLKKMQLMELAILNGTYRDANVKTPTAAFPLGTPQAPRIITGPTPVLPPTLRNPAPVTTPTIMPLIRQIQSSTLVPGANPHPALVQQGPESGIIYTPYEYPYTLTPSILEYPIDSTGVLVSSPCVFTAGAMTTKVRRHDKRIHPYQRVVTTDRAATATNP encoded by the exons ATGGTCGGGGAGacagaggtgaaggagagaCCCAAGTCCAACCCGGACTATCTAATGCAGCTGATGAACGACAGGAAGGTGATGAGCTCCCTGCCCAACTTCAGTGGCATCTTTACGCATCTGGAGCGGCTGCTGGACGAAG AAATCGGCCGGGTACGCAAGGACATGTACAACGACACACTGAACGGCGGTATGTTCAACGGGCGGGACATGGAAGAACTTCCCGAAGCCATTGGCCCCGTGGCGCAGCTGCAGGAGAAGCTCTATGTGCCTGTCAAAGAGTACCCTGAC TTCAACTTTGTTGGAAGGATCCTGGGCCCACGTGGACTGACGGCCAAACAGCTGGAGGCGGAAACCGGCTGCAAGATCATGGTGCGAGGAAAGGGCTCCATGAGAGACAAGAAGAAG GAGGAGATGAACCGAGGGAAGCCCAACTGGGAGCACCTGAGCGAGGACCTCCACGTCCTGATCACGGtggaggacacacacaaccGGGCCAAGATCAAGCTCCAGCGGGCCATCAACGAGGTCAAGAAACTTCTCGTGCCCGCT GCTGAGGGGGAGGACAACCTGAAGAAAATGCAGTTGATGGAGCTGGCCATTCTCAATGGGACCTACAGAGACGCCAATGTCAAGACGC CCACCGCCGCCTTCCCGCTGGGGACCCCTCAGGCGCCTCGGATCATCACAGGCCCGACGCCCGTCCTGCCTCCCACCCTGCGCAACCCCGCCCCTGTCACCACACCAACCATCATGCCTCTGATTCGTCAGATCCAGAGCTCCACCCTCGTGCCGGGAGCCAATCCGCACCCGGCGCTGGTGCAGCAAGGGCCCGAATCTGGAATCATCTACACACCCTACGAGTATCcctacacactcacaccctcCATATTGGAATACCCTATTGACTCAACTGGAGTATTAG TCTCTTCTCCCTGTGTTTTCACAG CAGGTGCCATGACCACTAAGGTACGACGCCACGACAAGAGAATCCATCCTTACCAAAGGGTAGTGACCACAGACAGAG CTGCCACGGCAACTAACCCATGA
- the qki2 gene encoding protein quaking-B isoform X2, with translation MVGETEVKERPKSNPDYLMQLMNDRKVMSSLPNFSGIFTHLERLLDEEIGRVRKDMYNDTLNGGMFNGRDMEELPEAIGPVAQLQEKLYVPVKEYPDFNFVGRILGPRGLTAKQLEAETGCKIMVRGKGSMRDKKKEEMNRGKPNWEHLSEDLHVLITVEDTHNRAKIKLQRAINEVKKLLVPAAEGEDNLKKMQLMELAILNGTYRDANVKTPTAAFPLGTPQAPRIITGPTPVLPPTLRNPAPVTTPTIMPLIRQIQSSTLVPGANPHPALVQQGPESGIIYTPYEYPYTLTPSILEYPIDSTGVLVSSPCVFTGAMTTKVRRHDKRIHPYQRVVTTDRAATATNP, from the exons ATGGTCGGGGAGacagaggtgaaggagagaCCCAAGTCCAACCCGGACTATCTAATGCAGCTGATGAACGACAGGAAGGTGATGAGCTCCCTGCCCAACTTCAGTGGCATCTTTACGCATCTGGAGCGGCTGCTGGACGAAG AAATCGGCCGGGTACGCAAGGACATGTACAACGACACACTGAACGGCGGTATGTTCAACGGGCGGGACATGGAAGAACTTCCCGAAGCCATTGGCCCCGTGGCGCAGCTGCAGGAGAAGCTCTATGTGCCTGTCAAAGAGTACCCTGAC TTCAACTTTGTTGGAAGGATCCTGGGCCCACGTGGACTGACGGCCAAACAGCTGGAGGCGGAAACCGGCTGCAAGATCATGGTGCGAGGAAAGGGCTCCATGAGAGACAAGAAGAAG GAGGAGATGAACCGAGGGAAGCCCAACTGGGAGCACCTGAGCGAGGACCTCCACGTCCTGATCACGGtggaggacacacacaaccGGGCCAAGATCAAGCTCCAGCGGGCCATCAACGAGGTCAAGAAACTTCTCGTGCCCGCT GCTGAGGGGGAGGACAACCTGAAGAAAATGCAGTTGATGGAGCTGGCCATTCTCAATGGGACCTACAGAGACGCCAATGTCAAGACGC CCACCGCCGCCTTCCCGCTGGGGACCCCTCAGGCGCCTCGGATCATCACAGGCCCGACGCCCGTCCTGCCTCCCACCCTGCGCAACCCCGCCCCTGTCACCACACCAACCATCATGCCTCTGATTCGTCAGATCCAGAGCTCCACCCTCGTGCCGGGAGCCAATCCGCACCCGGCGCTGGTGCAGCAAGGGCCCGAATCTGGAATCATCTACACACCCTACGAGTATCcctacacactcacaccctcCATATTGGAATACCCTATTGACTCAACTGGAGTATTAG TCTCTTCTCCCTGTGTTTTCACAG GTGCCATGACCACTAAGGTACGACGCCACGACAAGAGAATCCATCCTTACCAAAGGGTAGTGACCACAGACAGAG CTGCCACGGCAACTAACCCATGA
- the qki2 gene encoding protein quaking-B isoform X3, translating to MVGETEVKERPKSNPDYLMQLMNDRKVMSSLPNFSGIFTHLERLLDEEIGRVRKDMYNDTLNGGMFNGRDMEELPEAIGPVAQLQEKLYVPVKEYPDFNFVGRILGPRGLTAKQLEAETGCKIMVRGKGSMRDKKKEEMNRGKPNWEHLSEDLHVLITVEDTHNRAKIKLQRAINEVKKLLVPAAEGEDNLKKMQLMELAILNGTYRDANVKTPTAAFPLGTPQAPRIITGPTPVLPPTLRNPAPVTTPTIMPLIRQIQSSTLVPGANPHPALVQQGPESGIIYTPYEYPYTLTPSILEYPIDSTGVLAGAMTTKVRRHDKRIHPYQRVVTTDRAATATNP from the exons ATGGTCGGGGAGacagaggtgaaggagagaCCCAAGTCCAACCCGGACTATCTAATGCAGCTGATGAACGACAGGAAGGTGATGAGCTCCCTGCCCAACTTCAGTGGCATCTTTACGCATCTGGAGCGGCTGCTGGACGAAG AAATCGGCCGGGTACGCAAGGACATGTACAACGACACACTGAACGGCGGTATGTTCAACGGGCGGGACATGGAAGAACTTCCCGAAGCCATTGGCCCCGTGGCGCAGCTGCAGGAGAAGCTCTATGTGCCTGTCAAAGAGTACCCTGAC TTCAACTTTGTTGGAAGGATCCTGGGCCCACGTGGACTGACGGCCAAACAGCTGGAGGCGGAAACCGGCTGCAAGATCATGGTGCGAGGAAAGGGCTCCATGAGAGACAAGAAGAAG GAGGAGATGAACCGAGGGAAGCCCAACTGGGAGCACCTGAGCGAGGACCTCCACGTCCTGATCACGGtggaggacacacacaaccGGGCCAAGATCAAGCTCCAGCGGGCCATCAACGAGGTCAAGAAACTTCTCGTGCCCGCT GCTGAGGGGGAGGACAACCTGAAGAAAATGCAGTTGATGGAGCTGGCCATTCTCAATGGGACCTACAGAGACGCCAATGTCAAGACGC CCACCGCCGCCTTCCCGCTGGGGACCCCTCAGGCGCCTCGGATCATCACAGGCCCGACGCCCGTCCTGCCTCCCACCCTGCGCAACCCCGCCCCTGTCACCACACCAACCATCATGCCTCTGATTCGTCAGATCCAGAGCTCCACCCTCGTGCCGGGAGCCAATCCGCACCCGGCGCTGGTGCAGCAAGGGCCCGAATCTGGAATCATCTACACACCCTACGAGTATCcctacacactcacaccctcCATATTGGAATACCCTATTGACTCAACTGGAGTATTAG CAGGTGCCATGACCACTAAGGTACGACGCCACGACAAGAGAATCCATCCTTACCAAAGGGTAGTGACCACAGACAGAG CTGCCACGGCAACTAACCCATGA
- the qki2 gene encoding protein quaking-B isoform X4 produces the protein MVGETEVKERPKSNPDYLMQLMNDRKVMSSLPNFSGIFTHLERLLDEEIGRVRKDMYNDTLNGGMFNGRDMEELPEAIGPVAQLQEKLYVPVKEYPDFNFVGRILGPRGLTAKQLEAETGCKIMVRGKGSMRDKKKEEMNRGKPNWEHLSEDLHVLITVEDTHNRAKIKLQRAINEVKKLLVPAAEGEDNLKKMQLMELAILNGTYRDANVKTPTAAFPLGTPQAPRIITGPTPVLPPTLRNPAPVTTPTIMPLIRQIQSSTLVPGANPHPALVQQGPESGIIYTPYEYPYTLTPSILEYPIDSTGVLGAMTTKVRRHDKRIHPYQRVVTTDRAATATNP, from the exons ATGGTCGGGGAGacagaggtgaaggagagaCCCAAGTCCAACCCGGACTATCTAATGCAGCTGATGAACGACAGGAAGGTGATGAGCTCCCTGCCCAACTTCAGTGGCATCTTTACGCATCTGGAGCGGCTGCTGGACGAAG AAATCGGCCGGGTACGCAAGGACATGTACAACGACACACTGAACGGCGGTATGTTCAACGGGCGGGACATGGAAGAACTTCCCGAAGCCATTGGCCCCGTGGCGCAGCTGCAGGAGAAGCTCTATGTGCCTGTCAAAGAGTACCCTGAC TTCAACTTTGTTGGAAGGATCCTGGGCCCACGTGGACTGACGGCCAAACAGCTGGAGGCGGAAACCGGCTGCAAGATCATGGTGCGAGGAAAGGGCTCCATGAGAGACAAGAAGAAG GAGGAGATGAACCGAGGGAAGCCCAACTGGGAGCACCTGAGCGAGGACCTCCACGTCCTGATCACGGtggaggacacacacaaccGGGCCAAGATCAAGCTCCAGCGGGCCATCAACGAGGTCAAGAAACTTCTCGTGCCCGCT GCTGAGGGGGAGGACAACCTGAAGAAAATGCAGTTGATGGAGCTGGCCATTCTCAATGGGACCTACAGAGACGCCAATGTCAAGACGC CCACCGCCGCCTTCCCGCTGGGGACCCCTCAGGCGCCTCGGATCATCACAGGCCCGACGCCCGTCCTGCCTCCCACCCTGCGCAACCCCGCCCCTGTCACCACACCAACCATCATGCCTCTGATTCGTCAGATCCAGAGCTCCACCCTCGTGCCGGGAGCCAATCCGCACCCGGCGCTGGTGCAGCAAGGGCCCGAATCTGGAATCATCTACACACCCTACGAGTATCcctacacactcacaccctcCATATTGGAATACCCTATTGACTCAACTGGAGTATTAG GTGCCATGACCACTAAGGTACGACGCCACGACAAGAGAATCCATCCTTACCAAAGGGTAGTGACCACAGACAGAG CTGCCACGGCAACTAACCCATGA